A genomic segment from Acidobacteriota bacterium encodes:
- a CDS encoding VWA domain-containing protein, which produces MTFAKRILFALNLLLFFPVFIFSAQAQSQSEPDAPIKLGSTLVSVPVIVSDRNGRYIGGLKVEDFTLYKDGARQSIAFFATEEEPLNIALLLDTSRSTTDVLDEIKDRAKDFLKQLKPQDRALIVTFDYDVHVLTALTSNRKELEQGIKRAGIGEYVGTTLRDAVFEVFDKHFKNVSGRKAIILLTDGKDHGSNVTTDELMDAAAESDAMVYSIFYATNQPNFRMRDRRPFPPITRRGGGNRRFPLMNQQFLSPQFPDRNQRPQRRQQQNQNAQEFLQELSNVSAGRFYEGEVSDLKMNFALIADELRHQYRLGFYPDGERQEGSTHKIKVEVAKPQVVVRARRSYTD; this is translated from the coding sequence ATGACCTTCGCTAAAAGAATTCTATTTGCCCTTAATTTATTACTGTTTTTCCCGGTTTTTATTTTCAGCGCACAGGCTCAAAGCCAGAGCGAACCTGACGCGCCGATTAAACTCGGTTCAACCCTGGTCAGTGTGCCGGTGATTGTCAGCGACCGCAACGGGCGATACATCGGCGGACTCAAGGTGGAAGATTTTACGCTTTATAAAGATGGTGCCAGACAATCCATCGCGTTTTTTGCGACGGAAGAAGAACCTTTGAATATCGCCTTGCTACTCGATACCAGTCGCAGCACCACGGATGTGCTTGATGAAATCAAAGACCGCGCCAAAGATTTTCTCAAACAACTCAAACCGCAAGACCGCGCCCTGATTGTGACTTTCGATTACGATGTTCATGTATTGACCGCGCTGACCTCGAATCGCAAAGAGTTGGAGCAGGGAATTAAACGAGCCGGGATAGGCGAATATGTCGGCACCACGTTGCGCGATGCAGTGTTTGAGGTCTTCGACAAACACTTTAAAAATGTCAGCGGACGCAAAGCGATTATCTTGCTCACCGATGGCAAAGACCACGGCAGCAATGTGACAACCGATGAGTTGATGGACGCGGCAGCCGAATCCGACGCTATGGTTTATTCGATTTTTTATGCGACCAATCAACCGAATTTTCGTATGCGTGACCGGCGACCTTTTCCGCCGATTACCCGTCGCGGCGGCGGCAATCGCAGATTTCCGTTAATGAATCAGCAATTTTTATCGCCGCAATTTCCCGATAGAAATCAACGCCCCCAACGTCGCCAGCAACAGAATCAAAACGCGCAGGAATTTCTGCAAGAATTATCGAACGTTTCGGCAGGGCGTTTTTATGAAGGCGAAGTCAGCGATTTAAAAATGAATTTTGCGTTGATTGCCGATGAACTGCGGCATCAATATCGGCTGGGCTTTTATCCCGATGGCGAAAGACAAGAAGGCTCGACGCATAAAATAAAAGTTGAAGTTGCCAAACCGCAAGTGGTGGTCAGAGCGCGTCGCAGTTATACAGATTGA
- a CDS encoding winged helix-turn-helix domain-containing protein: METTQPQPHQWRFGEFLLDTQRRGLYRHQERIRLTAKPLEALIFLVENHSRIISKQELLDAVWKDTFVTEDVLTHAIRDIRRALGDDKDNPVFIQTVPRQGYRFVCAVTAAEAIADAQSTDLMAKTNSLASSAPRLPTPVRRRMLTRWVWLGLIGLLSVSLFISTIDVFTHKNLSPRQAPTPAIKQLTSGEFSSGKPMFSPDGKFILYVSSSEETRGFGDLFIRQFPEGNALRITNKINPSGDMAVFTGDGSHIVFSIPRKDAADVRHHDLWIVPAFGGPPKRYLEDASGAGFSPDGKWIAYTKHSPSGDGLWISPTDKLEEASEVMRDAYTPRWSPDGAWLAFTTSNPNEGTGNLWINKVTPSTDGKAIITNQRQLTPDKEQLYGLSWSADSRFIFFASKRNGSSQLYSVALADGSTAALTPGVGDYAAPSASPDGRALIFQHFRLVNNLMTTTLGNNCEAKNITFEQFHLSPRLSPSGEKLASIVEQLDESKRLYLTDLKTKASSELSSREAHYPCWIDETNLAFLSINETSQITEVLKVNLLTREETLLTSFTNKASWLAVHPDGKKLAVIVKASDGKEKILMRDLSTQVDTTIHAGAEYEFLRWLPDGQRLSWSQPGVSRDSPNISGGIWIIEIGASAPQLIVKDGFCPVWSGDGNTLYFSGKQGHSGLWKYHRQDQSEQSLCSWQHWGLSFDLVGERLVYVQHKNNSQVYSISLQPK; this comes from the coding sequence ATGGAAACGACGCAACCTCAACCGCATCAATGGCGTTTTGGCGAATTCTTATTGGATACCCAACGGCGCGGTTTGTATCGCCATCAGGAACGCATTCGTCTGACCGCAAAACCCTTAGAGGCGCTAATTTTTCTGGTTGAAAATCACAGCCGCATCATCAGCAAACAGGAATTGCTTGATGCGGTTTGGAAAGATACCTTCGTCACCGAAGACGTGCTCACCCATGCCATCCGCGATATTCGGCGCGCCCTCGGCGATGACAAAGACAATCCCGTTTTCATTCAAACCGTTCCGCGTCAAGGCTACAGATTTGTCTGTGCGGTCACTGCGGCTGAAGCGATAGCCGATGCCCAATCAACTGACCTGATGGCAAAAACGAATTCACTCGCTTCGAGCGCGCCTCGTTTGCCAACCCCTGTTCGACGCCGGATGTTGACGCGGTGGGTTTGGCTCGGTTTAATCGGCTTGCTGAGTGTTTCGCTGTTTATCTCGACGATAGATGTATTCACGCACAAAAACCTGTCGCCTCGTCAAGCGCCAACTCCCGCTATCAAACAACTCACTTCGGGAGAATTTTCCAGTGGCAAACCCATGTTTTCACCCGATGGAAAATTCATTCTCTACGTTTCATCTTCGGAAGAGACCCGCGGGTTTGGCGACCTGTTCATCAGGCAATTTCCCGAAGGCAATGCCCTGCGTATCACTAACAAAATTAATCCGAGCGGCGATATGGCGGTCTTTACTGGCGATGGCAGCCACATCGTTTTTTCGATTCCACGCAAAGACGCAGCAGATGTTCGCCATCATGATTTATGGATTGTGCCCGCGTTTGGCGGCCCGCCCAAACGCTACCTCGAAGACGCCAGCGGCGCAGGTTTTTCACCCGATGGCAAATGGATTGCCTATACCAAACATTCACCCTCAGGAGATGGTCTATGGATCAGCCCGACCGATAAGTTGGAAGAAGCCAGCGAAGTGATGCGCGACGCTTATACTCCACGATGGTCGCCCGACGGCGCGTGGCTCGCCTTCACGACCAGCAATCCCAATGAAGGCACCGGCAATTTGTGGATTAACAAAGTCACCCCATCAACCGATGGCAAAGCGATAATCACCAATCAACGACAACTCACACCGGATAAAGAACAGCTATATGGGTTGAGCTGGTCTGCCGACAGCCGGTTCATTTTTTTTGCCTCAAAACGCAATGGCTCTTCACAACTCTACAGCGTCGCGCTCGCTGATGGTTCAACTGCCGCTTTAACGCCGGGCGTAGGCGATTATGCAGCGCCTTCGGCATCCCCCGATGGACGCGCCTTGATTTTCCAGCATTTTCGTTTAGTCAATAACCTGATGACCACAACCCTGGGAAACAATTGTGAAGCAAAAAATATCACCTTCGAGCAATTTCATCTGTCGCCCAGATTGTCGCCATCGGGAGAAAAATTAGCCAGCATCGTTGAACAATTGGATGAAAGCAAACGACTCTATCTCACAGACCTGAAAACCAAAGCGAGTTCCGAACTTAGCTCCCGCGAGGCGCATTACCCTTGCTGGATTGATGAAACGAACCTGGCATTCCTATCAATCAATGAAACCTCACAAATCACCGAAGTATTAAAAGTCAATCTCCTCACCCGCGAAGAAACTTTACTGACGAGTTTTACCAACAAAGCCTCCTGGTTAGCGGTTCATCCCGACGGAAAAAAATTAGCGGTCATCGTCAAAGCTTCCGATGGCAAGGAAAAAATTCTGATGCGCGATTTGAGCACTCAGGTTGATACCACCATTCATGCAGGAGCCGAGTACGAATTTCTGCGCTGGCTGCCCGATGGACAAAGATTGTCGTGGTCTCAACCGGGCGTCTCAAGAGATTCGCCGAACATCAGCGGCGGCATCTGGATAATCGAAATCGGCGCATCTGCGCCCCAGCTTATCGTCAAAGATGGCTTTTGTCCGGTTTGGAGTGGAGATGGAAATACGCTTTATTTTTCCGGCAAACAGGGGCATTCGGGCTTGTGGAAATATCATCGGCAAGATCAAAGCGAACAGTCGCTTTGTAGTTGGCAACACTGGGGACTCAGTTTCGATCTGGTTGGCGAACGCTTAGTTTATGTGCAGCACAAAAACAATAGCCAGGTTTATTCCATATCCCTACAGCCAAAATAA